GCGCACCGCTTTGCTGATATTCCCAGGTATCGCCACCATCGCCGGTATGAATGACTGTCCCGGAATCGCCCACGGCCCAACCATGCTGCTGGTCGGCAAAGTGAATGGCGGAGAAATGGACGTCCCCGGATGGCTCCCGCACGAGGTGCCATTCCCCCTCTTCAATACCGGTGGGGCTGATCTGGCAAGACCAGAGAATTAAACCGCAAAAGAGCAGCAGTTTTTTCATTTACTCATCCTCCCACGCCGCCTGTTCCTGTAATCCGTAACTCGAAACCAGTAACTCTCAATTTTGAACTTAGTCAGTTCCACCACGGATGTGACGGCAGGATCGGCTCGAACGGCCCCATGGCATCCATGGTCTGCAGGCCGGTCTCCAGGAAATTCTCCAGGATCTC
The genomic region above belongs to Candidatus Neomarinimicrobiota bacterium and contains:
- a CDS encoding WD40/YVTN/BNR-like repeat-containing protein; protein product: MKKLLLFCGLILWSCQISPTGIEEGEWHLVREPSGDVHFSAIHFADQQHGWAVGDSGTVIHTGDGGDTWEYQQSGA